The Microcebus murinus isolate Inina chromosome 1, M.murinus_Inina_mat1.0, whole genome shotgun sequence genome includes a region encoding these proteins:
- the MELTF gene encoding melanotransferrin, protein MRGSSGALWLFLALRTVFGGMELRWCTTSDPEQQKCSDMSKAFQEAGIQPSLLCVQGTSADHCIQLITAQEADAITLDGGAIYEAGKEHGLKPVVGEVYDQEVGTSYYAVAVVKRSSHITINTLKGVKSCHTGINRTVGWNVPVGYLVESGRLSVMGCDVLKAVSDYFGGSCVPGAGETSYSESLCRLCRGDTSGEGVCDKSPLERYYDYSGAFRCLAEGAGDVAFVKHSTVLENTDGKTLPSWDQELLSQDFELLCRDGSRADVTEWRQCHLARVPAHAVVVRADTDGGLIFRLLNEGQRLFSHEGSSFQMFSSEAYGQKNLLFKDSTSELVPIATQTYEAWLGHEYLHAMKGLLCDPNRLPHYLRWCVLSTPEIQKCGDMAVAFSRQRLKPEIQCVSAESPKHCMERIQAGHIDAVTLRGEDVYTAGKTYGLVPAAGEQYAPEDRSNSYFVVAVVRRDSSHAFTLDELRGKRSCHPGFGSPAGWDIPVGALIQRGFIWPQDCDILTAVSEFFNASCVPVNNPVNYPPSLCALCVGDERGRNKCVGNSQERYYGYSGAFRCLAENAGDVAFVRHTTVFDNTNGHSSEPWAADLKSEDYELLCPNGARAEVSQFAACNLAQIPSHAVMVRPDTNIFTVFGLLDKAQDLFGDDHNTNGFKMFDSSNYHGQDLLFKDATVRAVPAGEKTTYRDWLGPDYVAALEGMLSQQCSGAAAAAPGHPLLLLLLPPALAAGLLRPAP, encoded by the exons ATGCGGGGCTCCAGCGGGGCTCTGTGGCTCTTCCTGGCTCTGCGCACCG tGTTCGGCGGCATGGAGCTGCGATGGTGCACCACCTCAGACCCAGAGCAGCAGAAGTGCAGCGACATGAGCAAGGCCTTCCAGGAGGCGGGCATccagccctccctcctctgtgTGCAGGGCACCTCGGCCGACCACTGCATCCAGCTCATCACG GCCCAGGAGGCGGACGCTATCACCCTGGACGGAGGAGCCATTTATGAGGCAGGGAAGGAGCACGGCCTGAAGCCCGTGGTGGGCGAGGTGTATGATCAAG AGGTTGGTACCTCCTATTACGCGGTGGCTGTGGTCAAGAGGAGCTCCCACATCACCATCAACACCCTGAAAGGCGTGAAGTCCTGCCACACGGGCATCAACCGGACGGTGGGCTGGAACGTGCCTGTGGGCTACCTGGTGGAGAGCGGCCGCCTCTCGGTGATGGGCTGCGACGTGCTCAAAG CTGTCAGCGACTATTTTGGGGGCAGCTGCGTCCCCGGGGCAGGAGAGACCAGTTACTCGGAGTCCCTCTGTCGCCTCTGCAGGGGCGACACCTCTGGGGAAGGGGTGTGTGACAAGAGCCCCCTGGAGAGATACTACGACTACAGCGGGGCCTTCCG GTGCCTGGCGGAAGGGGCAGGGGACGTGGCCTTTGTGAAGCACAGCACGGTGCTCGAAAACACTGATG GGAAAACCCTGCCTTCCTGGGACCAGGAGCTGCTGTCACAGGACTTTGAGCTGCTGTGCCGGGATGGCAGCCGGGCTGATGTCACCGAGTGGAGGCAGTGCCACCTGGCCCGGGTTCCTGCTCATGCCGTGGTGGTCCGGGCTGACACAGACGGAGGCCTTATCTTCCGACTGCTCAATGAAGGCCAG CGTCTGTTCAGCCACGAGGGCAGCAGCTTCCAGATGTTCAGCTCCGAGGCCTATGGCCAGAAGAACCTGCTGTTCAAGGACTCCACCTCAGAGCTCGTGCCCATCGCCACACAGACCTACGAGGCCTGGCTGGGCCACGAGTACCTGCATGCCATGAAGGGTCTGCTCTGTGACCCCAACC GGCTGCCCCACTACCTGCGCTGGTGTGTGCTGTCTACTCCCGAGATCCAGAAGTGTGGCGACATGGCCGTGGCCTTCAGCCGGCAGAGGCTCAAGCCCGAGATCCAGTGTGTGTCGGCGGAGTCCCCCAAGCACTGCATGGAGAGGATCCAG GCTGGGCACATCGACGCTGTGACCCTGAGGGGTGAGGACGTTTACACGGCGGGCAAGACATACGGCCTGGTTCCCGCGGCGGGGGAGCAGTACGCCC CGGAGGACAGGAGCAACTCATACTTCGTGGTGGCCGTGGTGAGGCGGGACAGCTCCCACGCCTTCACCTTGGATGAGCTCCGCGGCAAGCGCTCCTGCCACCCGGGCTTTGGCAGCCCCGCTGGCTGGGACATCCCCGTGGGCGCCCTCATCCAGAGGGGCTTCATCTGGCCCCAGGACTGCGACATCCTCACAG cGGTGAGCGAGTTCTTCAACGCCAGCTGCGTGCCCGTGAACAACCCCGTGAACTACCCGCCCTCCCTGTGCGCGCTCTGCGTGGGGGACGAGCGGGGCCGCAACAAGTGTGTGGGCAACAGCCAGGAGAGGTACTATGGCTACAGCGGCGCCTTCAG GTGCCTGGCGGAGAATGCAGGTGACGTCGCCTTCGTCAGGCACACGACCGTCTTTGACAACACAAATG GCCACAGTTCGGAGCCCTGGGCTGCTGACCTCAAGTCAGAGGACTATGAGCTGCTGTGTCCCAATGGGGCACGGGCCGAGGTGTCCCAGTTTGCAGCCTGCAACCTGGCACAGATACCGTCCCATGCCGTCATGGTCCGGCCAGACACCAACATCTTCACCGTGTTTGGACTGCTGGACAAGGCCCAG GACCTGTTTGGAGACGACCACAATACCAACGGGTTCAAAATGTTCGATTCCTCCAACTACCACGGCCAAGACCTGCTTTTCAAGGACGCCACGGTCCGGGCGGTGCCTGCGGGGGAGAAAACCACCTACCGCGACTGGCTGGGGCCGGACTACGTGGCAGCTCTGGAAGGGATGCTGTCTCAGCAGTGCTCGGGCGCAG CGGCCGCCGCCCCCGGGCaccccctgctgctgctgctgctcccgcCGGCGCTGGCTGCTGGCCTCCTCCGGCCGGCGCCCTGA